The window AAGGGCCGAATTTCTTCTTTGGAGTTATTATGTCCGTAGTAAGAGTTAAAATCCGGTTCTTCATGAAccaatattattaattacatcTGACAGTATCAGTAAAAACCAAGTTATAAGATAAATCAAGTTATATATTACCTCAACTCTTTTCAGTTTTGCTTCAAGTTTAGCTTTCTGGTTATTCTCCCATGAGTTGACATTAGCAAGTTTCTTCTGGCTCCTGTTCATTTGTTCAAACATATACAGATAAGATTAGCATAATATTTTGGTATATCTGcggaaatattttatatattagcgTTAAACTTATTGCTAGAAGAATATTCTCGGCTCATGTAAGGAAGAAGAGAAAACTATATTGCTAGGATAGTATAAATGGGCTATTTGGCGGAACAATCTGTAACTGTGCACATTGATGGTTTCAACACAAGAAACTTAAGAGAAGCTGGAAGTGTATAGGACATCAGGACTTACTTGTTTTCAACCTTTGCCTTCTGATTATGCTCCCAAGCATTTATAAAGGATAATGTCTTTTCTTTATCCAACTCTGAAAGAGCAATATCTGAAGACAAATTCAAAGTAATTAGTTGTTACATTTATAATGtttttatggtcaaattaaACAACTAGAAACCTTAAGAATAACAAGTAATAGGCCCTTAAATTGAACAGGATTTCATTCAGTTCTTTTTGAGCTAACAATAAAGACATTCTGCACTATGCCAGCCATATTACTAACTGCAGAGCTCATCTCGTCAGATGCTTTCAGAATGTATATTTCCCATTGCCATTCCTTTATTTCATAACATGAATTTGGTAAACTATTATATATCgaaataagaaagagaaagcAGAGCTGATCCTTATCACATACCTCTGTCATAAGATCCCCTGTGAGACTTGTTATTCGTAAGCACTTTGTTCTCTGAAAATTGAGAGGAAATGAGAGTAAGATTTAGATAGGATGAATTCCGTCTGCAACCACAAACAAatctttatatgtattttatatatccttgCTGTAATTAAGGGGCGAATAATATGTCCTGCTAATTTTATATCAGTTTACAACATGGATTTGGTAGATTAGAGAAAGAGAAGGCGATCTCCATTCAATTTACTCAGAACACGTACCTCCTTCATTAAACTCCTTGGAACTTTTCTTTTCTGCAAGATCTGAATTTTCTGGCAAATATGACAGGAATATGGCATCAAGATTTGAGTTGCATAAACACAACAGAAAATATACTACCGACTACTATTACTGAATATGATAAATGACTCCCGGGCCATGGGAAACCTAATGAGAAATTGTGTATTTGTGAACAGAGGGACTCGTGATAACATGATCTTACATTGAATGTGTACTTGCAGAATAACTACTATTGTGTTTCAGACTATAATTCTTACTTGACCCATGAGTATGAAATAAATAGTGCAAAGTAACTTAACTACTCAGCTGCCAAACACTTCAGAAATCATATAAGTTAGACTGCCGCAGTTTATACAAGCTTTTGCGTTACCTTTGATAAAGTGACTCATGCCTGTTGTTCTGGCTATAGATGCTACTATGAACAGGTATCAACTGACAGGAAGAGCTTTCTTATTCTACACAGGTCTCGTACTGTAAACGCAATcttttatataaacaaaaaaccgACTAATTCTTTTCTTTGCTTTACTATTTAAGTTTCATTCTGTTGGAGACATATAGATTGTAAAGAGAATGGCATCTTCAAAGCAAGTTAAAGTGGCTCTACATGAGTAACTATGCAAAACAGAAAGCATCTTCCAGCAATCAGAGCATTTACAGGTTTGTCAAAAAGGCGACATATTCTCCTCAAAGACATATCAGaaacaaattatatttcacAAAGCAgttgatttttacaaaattccTTCACCATACAATCGTATTATGAAGTTAATACAGTACAGAACAAGAAATCAAGCAGGAAGGAAAGTGAACAATAATCAAACAAGACAACAATGTTGTCACAGTTCATTTGAGGTGCACTCTATAAGACACACATAGGTTATTAATGTTAAGTTGACATTCCTGAGTGCGCAAGGGCGGAGCCAGGAAAAAAATTTCATCTAGgctaattttggaaaaaatttctTTGCCAAAAGACAAATTTTACttaatcttgttttttttttgaaagaaatctTACTTAATCttgttgttaattatttttaaatctctaATCTCCTCCCTTCCTTGCTTGAAAACCTAACTAGagttttgttttcaaattttttttatttattttcttcccTAACtctcaatttttatattaaaaagatgGGCTGGGTCTAATTCATCCTGGGCTACCTTCAAAAAAGCCataatagaaaattttaaaatattatatttttgtcctCGGTTGGAGCCCACACAGCCTTTGCTGTGGCTCCGCCCCTGTGCACACAGCCAGGGGCGGCCTCAAAGGGCCTAATCAAAGTTGGTTTACATTGCCCTAATTTGTATATActcagttattcaaatttatatatagatgATTCCGAAATTTTGGGGCCCTGAATTTTTTGGGATGAGCTTTTAAACACTCACCACCGATGCGGACAGCAATAGTTCTCAGAGGCATTGAATTACACATACTTAAGAGTCCATGCAGaaagaatgctagcttctgtaAAAACTGAAAAGTTGAAACTGAAGCTGTATAGCATACAAGTGCAGAATGCAAGCTCATCTGTGGGAATCCATTAAAGACAAAAGCACAAAGCAGCaacaattgaaaaattaaaagcCGAAGCATATTATCTTGACCAAGATATTGTACCAttacttaaaaaattaaataactttaTGTTTATATAATCATTATAATAAGTTTACTATGAAGTATATCAACAAAGCTAAATAAATGTTGATAGCCTGGTAACAATTCTCCTTCCCTTCTACATGATTGatatacttaaaataatttattttttgattcctcCCAAAAAGCCTCATACTAATAGTAATGGAGTTGTTCagttatatatattcaaaataaatcttttttatCTTTCTGATGTGAGACTTGGTTGACACCCGCTCAACAATCTCCCCTCAATCCAAAAACCATCAATGTTATGACCCTTATACCGCCGCTACTCATTTATGTTCCtcatcttgcgggacatgccacCCAACCACCTTAGTCGTCGGGAAGACTTTCGACACAAACCGTTCAAGATTTTCGATCACAGTTTCGAAGACCCTCCCACATCACACAACTACAGCCCTCTACTCCAGCATCAACTTCTTGATCATCAATAATACTACTTGTTCGGCCGATTAACACCCATGAACTccacattagtatgatattgtctgCTTAGGACCATAACCAAACCCTCACTAGGCTGCTTATATTGAATACAAGTCTTATCTTTTCGTGTGGATTTGGATCGACAGCCCCTCAACATTAGCATCTCCTTACAATAACATATAAGACATTTTTAGATTTTCAAAGTTGAGCGAGGACTCGGCCTAATTCCTCTAGTTCCTCGTTTATTCTTGAAAAATAAGTCAAGTATTTACGTTCTAGAATGCTCAGTGTAACAAAATCCACTAGTAGGAAATCCCCGGCatgtaaattttcaaataacaaACTATTTATCATAAACTGAACTcacatatttttatcaaaaagacTCTCCTATCTGTCCTGCACAAGCTATCATGCAAGTGTAATATCATGCATAAAAATCAAGAATCAAGAAATAAaacttaggggtcgtttggttcgaagagtggtatcgggttggaatgaggaatcgggttaagctggtatgggtttgtggtatcatatctgatatcatgtgtttggttgagtgctggaatcaatatatgcaatatttgtaaaaaataagttattaatttatattaattgaaaaaattaataaaattattagtgttatatatttttgcatcattgatttaattttgtataaaacattaatatttgattacCTAGATTACCTTAATagagacaaaaaaataaaaaatgaatggatactcatacctccatctcatacccaccttcTCACCTAGGTATCAAAAACTCATACCTTATATGGGTTTGAGATTATATTTTcaccaaccaaacaccaggtatgggtttggaatagACAAACCCCATACGTGATTCCACATacccatgaaccaaacgaccccttaattttattcctaaatatatatacaaataaagtGTCGTTTAAGAGGTGGCAAAGACATAGAGATATATTATTACCTTGGCCATCATGGCTTGCCGTCGCCGGAGCAAGTTCTGCCGGATTTTCATTATTATGGGGCGGTGCATCTTGAGTTTCCATGGTTTAGAAAAGATTTAATGAAATATAGGGATAGGAAAGTACGTAGTAGCTTAAATTTAGGTGCTATCAAAACAGAAATTGTGATGCATATATTGTCGGAGCAAAATCCGGAGATTTTTTATGTGATCATTTCTTGCTATTTTGGTCATGTGTTTTCAAATAAAACGTCATATTGGATAGAGTTCAACTAAAGATGGTcaaatttttttctaatatagTCGTGGAATAAATTTTTATTGTCAGACTTATCGGATAATGTAAGAGTTTGTTTAATGCGGTAAATATGAATGTACTTTTTACATTTCCGATTCATTTTAAAGATCATTGAATCTGTCACAAATTTGTCTAGGGATCATTCAATAGAACTACTTGTAAGGCTCCGAATTATTTCTCTTAGTTTGTTCTTATTTTCTCAATAATACTTCCCATCAGATTTGTTCCTAGATATTAGATATACtcattttcaagattttgatttggtgataaATGATTTGGGATGAGGTCATTAAGCGATTGCGATTCAGTTTTAGCCATATCTTGTgtctacatatatttatatcgaattttctatggtgtgcccaagggcacacaatagtcactaacattcatgagaatactagcttttgattggtggatggataataaatgtaaatgccccccctgcattcacatcaatttcatcaatcaaaacaagctattttcataaaagttggtgcttattgtgtgcccttgggcacacattaaaaAGACCGTATTTATATTTGATAAGGTAAGAATAATGTGAATTGACACTATACCATATATTGCATTTAGCAACgactcaaaaaaatatttgctCAATATCGTTGCAattgagaaaataaatttagtataTTGCAACGTCTATAAAATCGTTACAATAAACTTAAAAATTCGTTATAAATTTCGGAATGAATATAAAATGAATAGTCTATTGCAATGTTATTAAACAATGTTgcaatatatgttataatttttgcCAAAAAATTGGCGGGCCAGTTAAAATATCGGAGGCGGGATAATGAAATATTTTTGCCGGGTCACTCAAAACAAAAcgaaaagataaaaataacaCTCACACTCATCAACAATCCCTCACCTCCCCTTGCACACACTCGactgaagaaaaagaaaaagataatGAGTGAAAATGAAGGCGATATAAAGAGCTCGAGAGATGAAGAAGGCGGCACAAAGTGCATCAGAACATATTTGGGCTAACTTTTACAAATCAATCAAGATGGGATGATTGAACAAAATTGGGACTTTTATCAAAACTAGGATTTTTTAGTATGAATTCGGGGTTTTGGTTTTTCAC of the Daucus carota subsp. sativus chromosome 4, DH1 v3.0, whole genome shotgun sequence genome contains:
- the LOC108216416 gene encoding uncharacterized protein At3g61260 isoform X2, giving the protein MSHFIKENSDLAEKKSSKEFNEGENKVLTNNKSHRGSYDRDIALSELDKEKTLSFINAWEHNQKAKVENKSQKKLANVNSWENNQKAKLEAKLKRVEQALENKKAEYAEKTRNKQASIHKEAEEKRAMIEAKRGEDILKTEEMAAKHRATGHVPKKSYGCFGSYK
- the LOC108216416 gene encoding uncharacterized protein At3g61260 isoform X1 yields the protein METQDAPPHNNENPAELAPATASHDGQENSDLAEKKSSKEFNEGENKVLTNNKSHRGSYDRDIALSELDKEKTLSFINAWEHNQKAKVENKSQKKLANVNSWENNQKAKLEAKLKRVEQALENKKAEYAEKTRNKQASIHKEAEEKRAMIEAKRGEDILKTEEMAAKHRATGHVPKKSYGCFGSYK